Proteins found in one Prosthecobacter sp. genomic segment:
- a CDS encoding DUF1553 domain-containing protein — protein sequence MKQCSFLILFAAFCGQSTAATPAQIEFFESKIRPILAQECYECHSAATKKKGGLVLDSRAGWQSGGESGDAIKPGDPAASLLIQTIKHEHEDLKMPKAGAKLDDKVIADFERWIRDGAADPRDAAPSKEQVAKETDWKAILERRKDWWAFLPISKQPANKTIDDYIDAELAKQGIPAAPQADAQTLRRRTSYVLTGLPPSGDQTVDQLLTSPAFGEKWARHFMDWVRYAESYGSEGDPAIPYAWRYRDYLIRAFNDDVPYPQLVKEAIAGDLLPKPRLQNGINESAIGIAQLRMVLHGFSPVDSLDEMVTFTDNQIDTVTKAFQALTVSCARCHNHKFDAISQADFYALYGIFTSTHPAVIDVNAPGTGKAAREELAKLKQQIKDAVAAHWLKSAKGNSADRFDPKRPGLSAYQWTASGVSLTKAGEFSVALEGDRLLSRIHPSGYFSDVLSTKERVVLFSNRFKCEGGTLWFRLAGNGGVKAKYVVQNYPRTGTIHKAVELKEAKEEKLGWRSLDLEFWKGDEIFIQVTTSADMPAEYSKDSRSWFGLTDVAITKDKNPPPSTEERLVFSVPETIRAWQSGTLNDEHAEALDQLLQTGKLANNLADMPEAAALVKRYRDLESTLPMPTRVPGIIEADAKDAPLFVRGEHKQPAELVPRRFLDALDPTPFNTKSSGRLELAEHMADMQNNPLTARVIVNRVWHHVFGRGIVASVDNFGKLGDLPTHPELLDFLAQRFIASGGSIKSLLRDILLSKTFQRAAGSNAKDPENKLLAHWSIRRLEAEAIRDSIVTLSGKFDPTPFGESADAGDPRRSIYIKVIRNSLNPFLTTFDSPVPFATRGKRDITNVPAQSLALLNDTRVIDWSRGWALRTINDEKDRPDDLRIRQMFREAFSREATDTEVKQSLAYLITLQTESTEQAQKLAEQEKQLSTLNGQIAAILDPARNKLLVGQPSAPSILSAPSPLAEWTFDKNSNDTKGKLSLTFTGSARIENGALVLDGKSMAESGALPKKLSTKTLEAWVMLDNLTQRGGGVITVQERDGGVFDSLVFGEKTPAHWVAGSDHFNRSELFEGPPETDAATRPVHVAVVYQADGTITGYRDGKPYGRSYRKAPGFLFEPGKSQILLGCRHGNPAGNKGLSGRIYRARLYDRALTADEIAQTSRVEFTTLTETDILATLTDAQRQQLAILQSQRDQHTQSIESARNSTSGDDPKVQAWTSLAQSLINLKEFIYLQ from the coding sequence ATGAAACAGTGTTCCTTTTTGATCCTTTTTGCGGCTTTTTGCGGCCAATCCACTGCCGCCACGCCAGCTCAAATCGAGTTCTTCGAGTCGAAGATCCGCCCCATCCTCGCGCAGGAGTGCTACGAGTGCCACAGCGCCGCCACGAAGAAGAAAGGCGGCCTCGTGCTCGACTCCCGCGCTGGTTGGCAATCCGGCGGCGAGTCCGGCGATGCCATCAAACCCGGCGATCCCGCTGCATCCTTGTTGATTCAAACCATCAAGCACGAGCACGAAGATCTCAAGATGCCCAAAGCCGGAGCCAAGCTTGACGACAAAGTCATCGCCGACTTCGAACGCTGGATTCGTGACGGTGCCGCTGATCCACGCGACGCTGCGCCTTCAAAAGAGCAAGTCGCCAAAGAAACCGATTGGAAAGCCATCCTCGAACGCCGCAAGGACTGGTGGGCCTTCCTGCCGATCTCGAAGCAGCCCGCGAACAAGACCATCGACGACTACATCGACGCTGAACTCGCCAAACAAGGCATTCCCGCCGCACCGCAAGCCGATGCGCAGACACTTCGCCGCCGCACGAGCTATGTCCTCACCGGGCTTCCGCCGAGTGGTGATCAAACTGTCGATCAATTGCTCACCAGCCCCGCCTTCGGCGAAAAATGGGCACGCCACTTCATGGACTGGGTGCGCTATGCCGAAAGCTACGGATCCGAAGGCGACCCCGCCATCCCGTATGCGTGGCGTTACCGCGACTACCTCATCCGTGCCTTCAACGACGACGTTCCTTATCCGCAACTCGTCAAAGAAGCCATCGCTGGTGATTTACTACCAAAACCGCGCCTCCAAAACGGCATCAACGAAAGCGCCATCGGCATCGCGCAGCTTCGCATGGTGTTGCATGGCTTCTCGCCGGTCGATTCGCTCGATGAAATGGTCACCTTCACCGACAACCAGATCGACACCGTCACCAAGGCCTTCCAGGCCCTCACCGTGAGCTGCGCCCGCTGCCACAATCACAAATTCGACGCCATTTCGCAGGCCGACTTCTACGCTCTCTACGGCATCTTCACGAGCACGCATCCAGCCGTCATTGACGTGAATGCTCCCGGCACAGGCAAAGCGGCGCGTGAAGAACTGGCGAAGCTCAAGCAGCAGATCAAAGACGCGGTGGCCGCGCATTGGCTCAAGTCAGCGAAGGGCAACTCAGCGGATCGCTTTGATCCCAAACGTCCTGGTCTCTCGGCTTATCAGTGGACTGCCAGCGGTGTTTCCCTCACGAAAGCGGGCGAATTCTCCGTGGCGCTGGAAGGCGACCGCCTGCTATCACGGATTCACCCTTCCGGCTATTTCAGTGATGTGCTCAGCACGAAGGAACGCGTCGTGCTTTTCTCCAACCGCTTCAAGTGCGAGGGCGGCACGCTGTGGTTTCGGTTAGCAGGCAATGGTGGCGTGAAGGCGAAGTATGTGGTGCAAAATTACCCTCGCACCGGCACCATCCACAAAGCTGTCGAACTCAAGGAAGCCAAAGAGGAAAAGCTCGGCTGGCGCTCGCTCGACCTCGAATTCTGGAAGGGAGACGAGATATTCATCCAGGTGACGACCTCCGCCGACATGCCAGCGGAGTATAGTAAGGACTCGCGCTCGTGGTTTGGCCTCACGGATGTGGCCATCACCAAGGACAAAAATCCGCCGCCCTCCACCGAGGAGCGCCTGGTCTTCTCCGTGCCTGAGACGATTCGTGCTTGGCAAAGCGGCACGCTCAACGACGAGCACGCGGAGGCGCTCGACCAGCTCCTGCAAACCGGAAAACTGGCGAATAATCTCGCCGACATGCCCGAGGCTGCCGCGCTTGTGAAACGCTATCGCGATCTCGAATCGACGCTACCGATGCCCACGCGCGTTCCCGGCATCATCGAGGCCGATGCCAAAGACGCGCCGCTCTTTGTCCGCGGCGAGCACAAACAGCCTGCTGAACTCGTCCCGCGCCGTTTTCTCGATGCCCTCGATCCCACGCCCTTCAACACAAAATCCAGCGGCCGCCTCGAACTCGCCGAGCACATGGCGGACATGCAAAACAATCCGCTCACCGCCCGTGTCATCGTCAATCGCGTGTGGCATCATGTCTTCGGTCGCGGCATCGTCGCCAGCGTTGATAATTTCGGCAAGCTCGGTGACCTGCCGACGCATCCCGAGTTGCTCGACTTCCTCGCTCAACGCTTCATCGCCTCCGGTGGCAGCATCAAGAGCCTGCTGCGTGACATCCTGCTCTCCAAGACCTTCCAACGCGCCGCAGGCAGCAATGCCAAGGACCCGGAAAACAAGCTGCTCGCCCATTGGAGCATCCGCCGTCTGGAGGCCGAGGCCATCCGCGACTCCATCGTCACGCTTTCCGGCAAATTTGATCCCACTCCCTTCGGCGAGTCCGCCGACGCGGGCGATCCACGACGCAGCATCTACATCAAAGTCATCCGCAATTCCCTGAACCCCTTCCTCACCACCTTCGACTCGCCCGTACCCTTCGCCACGCGCGGCAAGCGTGACATCACCAACGTCCCCGCTCAATCGCTCGCGCTGCTCAATGACACGCGTGTCATCGACTGGTCACGCGGTTGGGCGTTGCGCACGATCAACGATGAAAAAGACCGCCCCGACGACCTCCGCATCCGCCAGATGTTCCGCGAAGCCTTCTCCCGCGAAGCCACCGACACCGAGGTGAAGCAAAGCCTCGCCTATTTGATCACGCTTCAGACCGAAAGCACCGAGCAGGCACAAAAACTCGCCGAACAAGAAAAGCAGCTCTCCACTTTGAATGGTCAAATCGCCGCGATTCTCGATCCTGCGCGCAACAAACTCCTCGTCGGCCAGCCATCAGCCCCATCCATCCTATCCGCCCCATCTCCCCTCGCCGAATGGACCTTCGATAAGAATTCGAACGACACAAAGGGCAAGCTCTCGCTCACCTTCACCGGCTCTGCCCGCATCGAAAACGGCGCGTTGGTTCTCGATGGCAAATCCATGGCCGAAAGCGGTGCCCTGCCGAAAAAGCTCAGCACCAAGACTCTCGAAGCCTGGGTCATGCTCGACAACCTCACCCAGCGCGGTGGAGGCGTCATCACGGTGCAGGAGCGTGACGGCGGCGTGTTTGATTCGCTCGTCTTCGGCGAAAAAACACCCGCGCATTGGGTCGCAGGCAGCGATCATTTCAATCGCAGCGAACTCTTCGAAGGCCCGCCCGAGACCGACGCCGCCACACGCCCCGTGCATGTCGCCGTCGTGTATCAAGCCGATGGCACCATCACCGGCTACCGCGATGGCAAGCCTTACGGACGCAGCTATCGCAAGGCTCCCGGCTTCCTCTTCGAGCCAGGCAAGAGCCAGATCCTCCTCGGCTGCCGTCACGGCAACCCGGCTGGCAACAAAGGTCTCAGCGGCCGCATCTACCGCGCTCGTCTCTACGACCGCGCCCTCACCGCCGATGAAATCGCCCAAACCTCACGCGTCGAATTCACCACCCTCACCGAGACTGACATCCTCGCCACGCTCACCGACGCACAGCGCCAGCAACTCGCCATTTTACAGTCTCAAAGAGACCAACACACGCAATCCATCGAATCGGCTCGCAACAGCACCAGCGGCGATGATCCGAAGGTGCAAGCTTGGACGAGCCTCGCGCAGAGCCTCATCAACCTCAAAGAGTTTATCTACCTGCAATGA
- a CDS encoding DUF1501 domain-containing protein encodes MNRRQLLSRASTGFGMAAFAGLMQEESQAALVHRAKRFAPKARSVIFLYMSGGVSHVDSFDHKPMLKKFAGKPMPGDVKKTQFNNNGTVQPSHWDFKRYGQSGLEVSDMFPQIGGVADDLCMIRSMTAKFSEHAQGNFFMHTGFPFLGFPSAGAWTSYGLGTESRDLPGYVVLQSGGAATPHGGVGLFSNGFLPAQHQASVVKADEAEAVANIRPRQPQDMQRRQLDFIGAMDRRFVSTTQHDMHVEAAISNYEMAWRMQSAVPELCEISGESEATRKLYGLDDPEPKKAAYARQCLLARRLVERGVRFIELSTLAYNLGGGNGANPWDHHSSLNEGHGKMANQIDQPIAALIKDLRSRGLLDSTLIVWAGEFGRTPFAQGSNGRDHNPYGFTVWMAGGGVKGGHVYGSTDEFGYNATENVCTVYDLWATVLHLMGVDHEQLTYRFSGRDLRLTDVHGNVLRDIFA; translated from the coding sequence ATGAATCGCCGCCAACTCCTCTCTCGCGCCTCCACCGGCTTCGGCATGGCGGCTTTCGCCGGATTGATGCAGGAAGAGTCGCAAGCTGCGCTCGTGCATCGCGCCAAGCGTTTCGCTCCCAAAGCACGCTCGGTCATCTTCCTCTACATGAGCGGCGGTGTGTCGCATGTCGATTCGTTCGATCACAAGCCGATGCTCAAGAAGTTCGCGGGCAAACCGATGCCTGGGGACGTGAAGAAGACGCAGTTCAACAACAACGGCACCGTCCAGCCCTCGCACTGGGACTTCAAGCGCTACGGGCAGTCGGGCCTTGAGGTGAGCGACATGTTTCCGCAGATCGGCGGCGTGGCGGATGACCTTTGCATGATACGCAGCATGACGGCGAAGTTCAGCGAGCATGCGCAGGGAAATTTCTTCATGCACACCGGTTTTCCCTTCCTCGGCTTCCCCAGCGCGGGAGCGTGGACGAGTTACGGCCTCGGTACCGAGTCACGCGATCTGCCGGGCTACGTCGTGCTGCAAAGCGGCGGCGCGGCGACTCCGCATGGCGGCGTGGGCCTGTTCAGCAATGGATTCCTGCCCGCGCAGCATCAGGCCAGCGTCGTGAAAGCTGATGAAGCCGAAGCTGTCGCCAACATCCGACCTCGTCAGCCGCAGGACATGCAGCGCAGACAGCTCGACTTTATCGGCGCGATGGACCGCCGTTTTGTCAGCACCACGCAGCACGACATGCATGTTGAGGCTGCCATTTCAAACTACGAGATGGCTTGGCGCATGCAATCCGCCGTGCCCGAGCTGTGCGAGATCTCGGGTGAATCCGAAGCAACTCGCAAACTCTACGGCCTCGACGATCCCGAGCCGAAAAAAGCCGCCTACGCCCGCCAGTGCCTGCTCGCACGGCGACTCGTCGAACGTGGCGTGCGTTTCATCGAGCTCAGCACGCTGGCCTACAACCTCGGCGGCGGCAACGGAGCCAATCCGTGGGATCATCACAGCTCACTCAATGAAGGCCACGGCAAGATGGCGAACCAGATCGACCAGCCCATCGCCGCGCTCATCAAAGACCTTCGCTCACGCGGCCTGCTCGACAGCACGCTCATCGTCTGGGCCGGTGAATTTGGCCGCACGCCCTTCGCGCAAGGCAGCAACGGCCGCGATCACAACCCCTACGGCTTCACCGTCTGGATGGCCGGTGGCGGCGTCAAAGGCGGCCACGTCTATGGCTCCACCGACGAATTTGGCTACAACGCCACCGAAAACGTCTGCACCGTCTATGACCTCTGGGCCACGGTGCTGCATCTCATGGGCGTGGATCATGAACAACTGACTTATCGCTTTAGCGGACGTGATTTGCGGCTCACCGATGTGCATGGAAATGTGCTGCGCGACATCTTTGCCTGA